AATATCAATTACAATATGTGTAAACGTTATTACAACATAACGATTGACTCTCTCACATCGAAataagataaattttttttctaaacatATATATCATCTTCAAGGACTGTAAAATATTCTCCCTTCCCTGTGGGCTTGTGATAAACTATTGATTAATGTTAATTATTGTTCAGTTATTTCAGTAGTGAATCACTTAATTTAAATGTGCATTGAAGTAAACAGTAAATGATCATTGTGGAGAAGACAACACTCCAACATTCGATAATTTCACATTAATTTAACCAAAATAAATGACGCAATTCCTCAGTGAAGTGACAGCGTAGTTTCGTCTCATGAAAATCGTAATTATCTCCCTAACGAGTGATTTGACGAAGAAATGGAACAAGACATGTtgtattcaaaattaaattttccgtaaaaaatatctcaacatATTTCTTCGTAAACCCTCTCGTTTTCGGGATAATTGCGTAATTAAGGGAAAAGTCTACATTGTTTTTCCGTGTAAAGACTTTAATGAttgatcaattaatcaattaattgctaagcaataatatttatgcatTATATACAGAATAGAAATATCTTTCGCTCATCTGGGCACCTGGCACCACGAGGAGCCTCAGAGAGCCCATCATCACGTTGGGGAcagtatttataaaaaatattgtataaaaaatattcaactccAGACATCGCTGGAGTAACGCTTCTGCGagtccatttttttaatgtagttCGTTGCTTCCATTTCCGTCATCTTGCCCTTCTCCTGGACGACCTTCAGAAGAATATTGTGCACATCGCGTGCCATATTGCGAGCGtccctgaaaaaaattataaactaaATAACGAAttgttcagggaattttcattcaattaaaagcttttttttcgatatattCTCACATTTGTGGCTGAGTACATCCGCagcttatttttttatttatattcagtcgttcaaattgtttatttttcgatgGAACTCACCCGCAAATATAAACATGTCCATTCTTCGCCCCGATGACGTCCCAGATCTCATCCATATTCTTCTCCAGAAGATGCGTGACATAAACTTTTTTATCCTGCTCCCTGCTGAAGGCTGTGTGAAGTTTGAGGGTTCCACTCTTCACGTATTCCTCGAGCTCTTCCTTGTAGAGGAAGTCCTCGTCCCTCCTTCTGCAGCCGAAGTACAGGATAGTGTCACCAACCTCTTTGCCATCCTTCCTGGCGAGGTCCCGCTCCTGGATGAAGCCACGGAAGGGAGCAATCCCAGTTCCTGGCCCGACCATGATGATCGGAGTGATTGGACGCGAGGGCAAcctgtattttatttattcaatatttaattaattatttgaatggaTAATCTTGAAGGAGAAGTCTTCAGTACATTTCCATTCTCTTAATCACTTGTTCACGTACTGAATGGTCTTCCATTAACTAACAATTGATAGTTAATTGATGACCAGGGGAGACGTAAAACACGGAGCACATTTCCAcctccaaaaaattaattgccttcaataacaattaattaatgaataaattaacgaTCTCCTCACCTGAACTGGCTCTTCCTCACGAAGATGGGAACAGTGCTGGGTGGATCCGTGGGGTGTTTCTGCTTCAACCAAGTGGTGGTaactccctggttgatcctccCAGTGGGTGTTTTATACTCAACAACAACAGCCGTGATATGAATATCCGAGGGGAAGAGCTTCGACGACGAGGAGATTGAGTAGTACCGACACTGGAGACGCGGTAGAAGTTCGCAGAGGTGATCCAGCGCTGGCTTCAAACTCTTCACGTCCTCGAGAATATGAACGATGTTGCGATTGTCATTGACAATCCAGTCCTGGTAGAGAGCCTTCCCCTCGGCGGTCGTTGAGGCCATCAGCTTGAGCCTGTCCTTGTCAGCTGGATCTGAACAGTACTCCGCCAACTCCTTCAGCACGTGCGTTCGAGGATTACCGGTTATGTCCAGATAGTGGGTCAGAGCTGTGCGATAACTACAGGGACAGGGGAACGGATGTTTCTTCGTGGACTCCTCGTCGGTGTTGGTGAGGGTGATCACCGTGTCCAGGTCGGCGCCGCATTTCTCACCGATTTTGCTTACCAACTCGGAATTGTTCACCGGATACACCGCCACGTGATCACCGGCATCGTAACGCATCTTGGAGCCGTCGATGTCGAATTCTATGTGCATGCAGGAACGATCGGACGTCGGACCGTGCAACTCTCGGTTGACCTTCACCGGGGCAAGATAGGGGTTCTTGGCGTCGTAGGGACTGCAGGGGAGAAGatgttgaattattaattttcgaaGTTTTCTCATCATCAAGAGTGAATTCTTAGAATTAGATGAGGAATTTTGGGTTTTGTGAACCCTCTTCCTGATGATCCTTCAACCTGACTCTGATTACTGAACAATAACGAGGGAATATTGGTAACTTACGGCCTCTGAGTCTTCAACGAGTGCAGCCTCGCTATCTCCCCGGAGTAGACCCTCTCGGCAGGCATGTCCAGGTGCTCAGTGAGCTTGTACTGACGAATGCTGACATCCTCACCAGCTCCCTCAATCCCGAAGAAGTCACACACCGCCGGCCAGAACTTGTCCTTCCAGGTGATGAAGTCATCCTCAATACTGTGATTGCAGAGTCGTATTAATTATGGAGAATGTTGAGgaatgaattataaaaaatgatagttaCTTAGCGTCGTCGTCCCCAAGTCCCAGCTCGTGCACCCTCGTCGCACCCAACTGCTCCAGGCGATGGTCCACGTAAATCGCCACTTCGTTGTAGTGCTCGTAGGTCTTGTTGCCGAGGCCAAACACCTGGTGATATCAAGGGCAAATTGGatgattataaattagttgggAAGGAGGATTATAAACATTTTCTATAAACAACCTCTACATAATTGGGAATTTTTCCAAAGGACGACATCGCgtctaaaaaaacaaattttattaaaattatattaacaaatttatccaaaattctattggtcagtgaaaattaaaattatttattgaataacaacgaatgataaaatataatgatTCTGGGTTAAAGCGAATTTAAAGGTCCCTGAATgtttatcgtttttttaatctttccCAGACGATTTAGTTATTAAAAATAGAGGAtcgtcaaaaaattaaaaattaaaatttaatattcaaaattcataTTCGCTTTAACCAATCGAACAaaccataaattcaaaaaaaaaaacgaaataaaattccaCTAATTAATATCAACTAATTCTCTTTCCCTAATTAACGTTAATGAACGTCAAGCCTATCTCCATtatcaactaaaaaaatcccacttTCCCCCATTTCTCGATTTATCTAGAACATAAATTAGCAAAAAAACCTGGACTTTGTGCCTGAGGACGATAATCCCTGAGATGTCtcaattcacaaaaaaaaaagaaaattatcatgTAACATTAATCATAATTTCCCAACACGAAAGCCTCTAGCTGTTCGGCCCCCAGCTCCCCCTCGAATGGGGGTAAAtggaatgtaaaaaaattaatttagcgTTAAATTTTGAACGGACATTTGTCGGGAGACTTAGTACCGAGTGCTGCCGCACGCCCCTAGCGCCATCACATCTTGAGAAACTCCACGCGACTTTTCCAAGACTCTTCAATCGCCTcatatttccctcaaaaatCATTCCTCAacactgaaaaattaatattcgctAAGCACATCACTGGCAATCCGTTAGAATAATAAAACCCGACGGACAAAGTGTTAAACGAGGAAAACCTTCGACGAATCACCTCCGTCGGCTATCGCGAGAGACACGTGCGCCGTGGACGTGCGCGTTATATAACTATTGTGACGTCAGGGTCTCTCGTTTATTCGGTTCAGTCCGAGACTCATCGTGACAGGATTCATTGTGAACAGTCGAGTCAAATAGTCAATGGACACTGGAATGTTCTGGGTTTCTCCTGAGTTCACCAGGATTTTTTATCCGAACTCAGTGATGAATGGGTGAACCGAGATGAGATGACAGCTCAGCCCGGTTTTTGagcgatatctccgaatctaaagcagatatcaaaatttttgttatgaccTTTGTTGTAGTACTCGATccgctctacaaaaaaggtcatgataaaaattttgttatctcttctagatttcgagataatcATTGAAAACTGGTCAGTAGTCAGAAGGGACTTATTTCGGTTCGTCTCTTCgttgtggaatttttatttaataatttttaataactcaCCGCGTAATTCAGGCCGTTGAGGTCTGCATCTCCATTCTTCAACCAATCCACAAATTCCATGGCATTGTCCGTTGGGTCACCTTCACCATAAGTCGCCATGCAAAAAACTGCCAGACTATTAGGGATGGACTTTAGATTCACTAGTTCTTCCTAGAaaatagaatttaaaaaaacacaattaaaaaatctatttgtcAATTTAAATTGAAGAAAGGCCCGTCTTGCCCCGTGAGATATCTTATGAAGCCAGGGGCGAAAGGCttatttgtttaaacaatttgAATCATTGtcatattgaattttcacaatttccagttttttaaaattagattttccttcaattattggtatttttttaaacaaaaatacgTGTATGTGTCTGTGTTATGTCATATATGTATTTGATATGTTGTAacgggtgaaaaaaatatatataaaatatccaaaactaatttaaaactcatttttttatatttttgaattgaaattccatttaaaaagaagaaaaaacaataaaaatcactgaataTAACTATATATAATggttatataatatatatatatatatatttttttttttcaatacctATActctaaaaatcaatttcttaaactcaaaatacaaaatattaattttctaatatttaattaattgatttttagataaatatattttaaaaaatatttttcttgtcaTTACCATATCGCTTTCCTCAGGATCCGCTACCATTCCTTTCATTCTGTACCTGACCCCCTCCTTGGCGAGTCGTCCAGCGAATTCTTCACCAGTACCCGTCTGGCTACCATAGAACACCACCAAACTACGTCCTGATGTCTTCAACTTTTtgacaaatgaattttccgaCTGCGCTGGGGCAGTGTAAGTCGTCGGTTGAATCGAATATGATTTTGTCGTCGGTGTGTATTCCTCCTGTTTGTTCCTCCTCATGAGGTACCACACACCGGCGAGGAGAAGGGCCCCCAGGAGAACGATGTCCAGGGTGCTGAACAGGGGCTCGTCTACCAGCTCCGCCTTCTCCTCACCTTCGAGAACTGGAGAACTCGACATTCTTATGGCTTTTGGAAGCGATGCGTCTGCTGTCTGTAagatatattttcaattaataatattttacatttatATAACATTTTcatacataaattttttttatataaaattgaGTAATTGTGGGCCTGGCAATTTTACCGTAAATTTACTTTACTGTAAATTAGGCTGAAACGACTGGAAATTTCCTTAAAATTGCCGGcaaatttccgaaaaccaacaggAAATTTACCAGAAATTTCGTGAAATttatatccatttacttcagagacGTCtttattttgtgaaaattgtttttctcgcTGTGATTACAGattaaattacgataatcatTTTGCAGGGAATTTCTCGATTTCAGGAATAAAGGATTAAAAActaaatatttccctgaagtaaatggatatttgacaaatatattttttttactgcagcATTGCGATAGAAAATTATATGGAAAATTTGTCTccatgaattttgaaaaaatttaacaaactaaatggttttttacaattttaatgAAGTAATTAACGCATATATTGCAAATTTTACTATCAATACTTTTATCATTTCTGTATTATCTTGACAGTTGAAGCTATGAACTTTGTCTccttcaaattgaaaattttcgcgTTGACTGAAAATCCTTAAAAATCGCTTTGCTAATTCTTCTATCTTAATTATTGTATCTCAAAAAGATAGCGGAAAAATACTGGCGCAGAAGGGGTCTCTTTTTAAGAGAAATCCATTTTAGAAATTCGcgaatttcataatttagaGGTATTAAATCACCGCTAATGACGGGCATATCGCGAATTTTATTGCCAATAATTTTATCACTCGAGCATTCGTTCCAAATTCACTCTCCCCGAATTGCTAAATCAGGCAACAGGTTTGCGCTTGGATCGACAGTCAATCGCAAAAAAGACACAAATCGTGAGGGAAATGAATTACGTCAGCTCTTGATGCGAGACGAAGGCCAGAATAGTCTCCTCAATTTCCGCGTGTTGAAGGGGAATGAAAAAGAGAAGGACGAGGATGATCGCCCATTTCAAATGCGAAAAACAACCtcgcaaaatttttctctgaaaatcCATATTGTTTGCATTCAAATGACGACTAGATTACAAACAAACAGATTGTATgtcatttttttactaaaaaatatctcacctcgaaaaataccaaatttcaaccgaaaaatatttctttcattttatccAAATCTCTCATTGTATTCTCTGATTCTCATTAACTAAAAAAAGaacatttttaatcaattttttgaacCGCCAACATTGAGCCGACACTCCGCCGACATTGAGCCGACATTCAGCCAACATTACtcaaatatcaatttaaaaaatctcctaCCAATTTCGATGCATTTTTCCCTAATTCTCCCCGATTTTTATGTCactttttggaaataattaccCCCTCCTTTAAACTACCCCCAATAAAATGCTTTCCCCCCAAAATTATGAACTTCTGAACTGGAATCCCCTGAAATATCAACAGCCCCCTTAACTACAAAAATTCCTAAGATGTCCGAtggaaatttcaatagaaaattgcCATTTGTCCACCTGAAGGAACAAACAGGTGCCCCAGCAACTTCTAGAATAATCTCCACTGCCCGAAGCCGCTGCACTCCCTCAGGAGTGTCGTATCACCTTGAGACCCCGTCTCCGAGACTCGAAAGATGCCcagagaggggagggggagaccGTCGGCGAGAACCAGGCACGCCATAACCGGTCTCTCAAATCGtcctgacaaaaaaaaaactacctgCGATTGACTCCACGGAGATGTTACTCCAGACCCGTCCCGATTTTTATTACGTGGCATCTAGTTATACAATCGTATTGCATTGACACGCTGCCCTATCGAGTATGTAATCGGAGCATAATGACATCCTCGGGGCTGTGCGTTAATAAATGTCCCGGGTACACTcaacgattgaaaaataaaaaaaaggttttTTCTTCCCAAGTCTGAGTCAGTCGAGATGTCATACGGATGTTTGTTTTACTTTTTATCCGGTCTATTGACGTCACTGGGTGGGTATACACACGTGGCTGCGTCACTGGGGTCATTTGCGCACCCCGGGTACTtaatttcttaattaattcagGTGATAAACGTGAAAAATCGGCTTGTGCTGTTACGTCTTCAGAGGGAACGggattttgaaataaattagatCTCCGGAGGGTAAAACGTGTCAGACTTGGGAGGGTCATTTTTGGGGTAAAACTAACATTCGTCCCTTGTTTCGCCCTCTGAAGggttaatttttacctaaaatttgtTTGCCCGCAGTAATTGATTGAAAGTGGAAGGGGAGGGTGGCCGCCCCTGCCCTAGGGGTTAACGTGGCCAATTTCTAATTTCAAAatctcaatttaaaaaaaaaaaatgatttatctgAAATACCGTTTAACTtcgcggagaaaaaaaattatttttcgcaaatatttgtttacttcagagaaatattgattttttgaaaattgtatttctccaGTCTAATCACTGCCCAGGGGACTGAATTAGATTTAAGTGATTataatcatattactctaGAAGATGAGGATTTTCCAAGTGACCCTCAATAAActcttaataattatttagaagaatttcgatgattgatttaatgctcataattattgcaggaaTCCACTCAAagttataattaacatgatcatgttcTACAGCAATATAATTAATGCTATTTAAATCTAATCAGAATTCTCCGGGAATTTCTCGATTTCAGAAATGAAgaattcaaaatataaatatttccctgaagtaaatggatatttggcaaaaatgaCTTCTCAGTGCTCGTTAGGGCATTAAATTCTAAGAGAATTCGAATTAGAAAAGAACTTCCCTTATTGCCTTAAACTACACGGGAATCGAACCCAGGTCCCGTGGATATGTGTTGTacgtttctcaatttttatggGGTCAGGCCCCTAAGAGAGCCATCAATTAGCCGACCATAATTTTGTATTAGACCCTCAACTAACAATTATCGTTATCAAAAATCTAGAAGCATATCAGTAGCTGAGTGGTAAAAGGAGATAATCCACTtctaattattgattttctgatgaatatctcgaaatgtaGGCAAGATaacgaaattttcatcatatgATTTTTTGTAGAGCCATTTgagttctacaaaaaaggttattaCGAAAATTCCGTTATCTATCGtcgattcggagatatcgttCAAAAAGTCGACtcagagataagtcaacttatcacATTTCATCATTTCCCAGTTAATATAGCAAAAATCCCAAAATTGTGTTCCCTACTATAtcacaaatatttattcactacTTTATGTTCAACAATGAATAATCTACCCTCaaatattgttaaaaatattctggaaAAACATTCCATTCAGCCCCGAAAAAGTCAAACACATAAATGTACGgatggggcaaaatgggtcGTATTTTTAAAACTTTATTTCATGTTTTGACGCTCCATCGAATTAAATTGGAATCACTGATCGAGATCATACATTTCAATCCGGTGTCTAGTTTAAATTCATGGAAATATCCAGTGACCGTGAAATTCTTCAGGCTCAAGGTCAATGACAGTCCGGTATCATTATTCCCAGCACGATTACCCGTAATTACCTAGTGAAACGTAATACGAGAATGAGAaatcaaatatataatttttcctccaatttttcatattattaaCTCGTGTAATCCCTCCCCTCGTTAAAGTAGTTTTCCCACATGTAATCAACTGATGATGACCGACCGATAGAAACGACGAAATGACAGTTTTTCGACAGAAATATGAAGAATGGGGAGTCGAATTGTCCGGATATACCAGTAAAACTGACTTGCAACTTATAACGCTGACGAATACAATGAGAATGTGACGTTATCCGGGCATTCGGGTCACTAATTACAAGGGAAGTAAAATTGATGAATGTGAGTCAACGAATGTTCGAGAAAATGTGAATAAATTGGGAGAAAAATGGGTAGATTTTCCCTAAATTCAAggttttacataaaaaatctaCCCGTTTAAGTCAACCTGTCAAACTTCAGTGACAAATCTACCTCTCAAATCTACTTATTGAATAGATCCACCAAATCTGGGCCTTCAATTTATGAGATGAACAGGGGCATTAAATGTGATGACCCCACCCACCAAATCTACACCAGTCACCTACTAAATTTATCTGGAGAATCTGTTTGTTAGATTTACCCGTTGAAGGCAGCTGCCAAATCTGACGGTACTCACTATTATTAGATACGTCTGAGTAATCGAGGTGCCACATTTACCTGCCAAATCTACCTATTTGGCCGGTTCACTCAATCTATCATGACATCCATCTATCTGTTTAATCTATCTATCAAGTCAACGTGAAGAGTCTGTCGTCATAATTTATCGGATTAATCTACATATTCAAAATACCTGACAAatgtattaattaaattcacctaATACATCTATTTGCGAAATCTGCCTACTAGATCTACCGATTAGATACAAGTGCCAAGTCCGCTGTGAAATCTACTTATTAAAATGGCATGATAAATCTGTCTATCGAATCTGTCAGATAAATCGATCCATAAAATCTATTCGGCAAATGTATCTAATAAATCTATCTACCTGCTAAATCTACCTAATCAAATCTACCCCAAAAATCTACGTATTAAATGTACCCAATAAACGCGCAGGCAAAGCTGTCCGATAAATCGAcagatgaaatttatttgataGATCTACCTAATCTACCTATTTGACCTGCTTAATCAGTTTACCTTGAGTTCAATCTACTTGTTAGATTGATCTATCGAGCGGATTTGATAAATGTCTTTGATTAGTCTCTTAATTTACCGGATAAATTTGCACATTCAATTCACTTGAAAAATCTACTCAATAAATCTACCTGCTAGATCTACCTACTAGATATAGGCGTCAAATCTACTCCTAAAGTCTATCATAATCTATGGTATTGAATGAACATGTGAATCGACgtatgaaatttatttgataaatttaccTGTCAAATCTATCTTTTAAATTACcctgaaaaaaatctatctaTTAAATCTATTCAACTCCTATTAACTTCATTGATCGTTCCCATTCTTGAATAAATATTAGACTTATTAATTAATACAGACAGTTGACCCGATAACTAGTAGACGTCGTTCGTATCGTGACAATTATCACTGATTCattttaaaagtaaaaaataacgataaGATTGCCTTCGACGGTGTCATTGTCTACACTATAGGCCATTGTTGTCACCGTGACTTGTCAACAACTTTCATAATGCGGAACTACTCGACAGTCCGTCGATGACTCGAGAAGTCATGAAGTATTCAAAGTAGTAAACAATTACTGCGCTTAGACGATTAGAATAAAAtagcagacaatttttttttcaattgttgttTCGAAAGATTGAAAAACATTACTTTTAGTTTAGATTTTTAGTTAACAAAGTTGAACAAAACTGTTAGCCACAAATGAAACAATAAGATATGTaggtttttattgataaaattatttttaagtcgtaggtttttattttttttattgaaaaaattttttgttaattgtcAATGGGGGGTGGGGTCTTTTGGGACCCCCGGGAATCAACCTGGGAATCATTGAATAATCGAAATAACACTTTCTGCAATCATGTAATCGACAGGAGTGAGAGTAAAATGAGAAAGGAAATTCCCCGCGAAACTTTCACTCGCGAAACTGACGATTTACCGcagtcatttaattttttctctcactgtcaGTAATTTGACGTGTACAAACCTCTTTTCAAAATCGACTAACTGATAAGGCATATTACTCACCGGTAAATCCATATTCacaattaaatcaaaattatagaaattttaaattaccgattaaaaatcgatttttaatttcatttgatttattgatttttcttcacaatttttaggggattttttttttgtgcggGGGACTGATcgggtgattttttaatttgaatttttgaaatactgATTATTACGACACGCACTCCGCCCAGTGATTGCACCCGACTGGCGCGTGAAGTCACGAAACCCTCGGTGTCGCTGAAAATTTGAGCCCACTCTTCTGTCTGGTGACAAGTAAGAACGTCACTCGGATAAATATCGAACGCTATCGATGGAAAAATGACGAGTCATCAGGCGTTACACGACAGTCGCATGACTGAGTGACATCGCAACGTCATTTTAtggaattattaataattttagaatTAATTGGGCTTATCATTTAGGTAAATTTTAACTATCGATTTTGACGTCAATAGTTCACGAATGAGTGAATCGATTTGGATGGGTCGAGGCCTATTTCAAACTCGATAGAACTATCtggagagtgaaaaaaaaatggtaaaatttcaCTCAGTCGATTGTTAATTaacatcaattaaaaattggaaatttcccCTCCGTTAATCCGCAAATTGAATCGTTCAATGGAAAacgattattttcaatcatcaaTATTCCCTCGATCGAATGATCCGATTTGGATGGGTCAAGGCCCACTTTTAACTCCACGAAATGACCTCgaaaatgggagaaaaatctGGAAGTTTCACTCAGCCAATCttgatttataaaatattgaacagACCGATTTCACTCcaactaattaaaaatactggTAATATTCTCGATCTATAATTATTGAtgggataaaaaatgaaaagtgagAAATATTCTCGCCTACTCGTGCATATAATTTCTCATCACCTGACTTAAAAAcccacaaaaaaatgatttataattGGAAAAGGAGTAATGCAAATGGATGAGAAACATTGAAGGTTtcatgatgataaaaaaataataattcatttacGATGCATACAATGTAGAATTCTCCACGTGCGAGATTACACATCAAGGTCGCAGCCACTTGAAATGAAATCGTCATGCACTCGTGTGGCACTAGATTTTCCTCTCATTCAACCCGCAGACAAGTTGACCCTAGCGCCCCCCACCCCACCTCTCCTCAATTGGACGCAGCACAATTTTTTTGACCCACAGaagccgaaaaaaaatatccgattGTGTTTAATGCTCTCCATCCAACCAGAATAACCGCAATCaactattaattatcaaagttctaaacaattttttataagacatttttaaaaataaaatctacgGACGCGACttccggaaaaaaaatgatttgtcgTGATCCGATGAAACTGCACACGAGCTCTttaaggaaaattaattgtgaacatttgtccttgagaattgTTCAAGGTTGGCACGAGGAATAGGCTCGTAGAAGTCGCTGAGACAAAATTGTTGACCCCTAAGACCGTTGGGTCAACAGGATTGACCCTTAAATAAGAAGGACTAAAAAATCCAGAGGAGCACTTCGAtgacgtgatttttttttcatttttataagtTCATGGAATGACTGAGGGTTAAACGGAGAAGGATTGAAGGTCAAATCCTCTTGAGGGTAAAGCGAGTGGTCCCAGTACACCCTCACCTCTCCCGTTTGACCCCGTTGACGGTTCCGTCAACCCATTAGACCATAAAACAAGAGAAATTGTTATTATTGTAATTTATCGCGTGTTAAAAAGGAATCGCGTCACGAAGGGGTAAATTTACGAGATAAAATAGTTTGTTTTGATGTTTATTCATTCGAGATCATTCgagatatatttttaacatatacaaaatatatatgttGCATTGACGATCCTGTTCTGAACTTGGAAATAGATATTTTCATACATATGTACAGAGCTCATTCGATTTatcatttacattttttaaatattgattaTCTTGTCGTGGGGAAAATTCGTAATAGTTGCACTTGAGGTTTAGATAACGATAACACGTTGCAATGTCAACTATGTGACGATTTTTTATACTTCACCTGCGTGCGACAAAAGTCGAATGGGTCAAAGGTTAATAAGGGGTCAAATGTTTTGTAGAATGAAATAATATTGAGTGGGGTCAACAAATccactccctccctccctccctccctcccttttGACCTTTACAGTTTTCAATCAGAGTTTTTAGAAACAGATATATTTTAACCCACATTCTGGGATAATTGACCCATTGACCCAGTAAAAGTAC
The window above is part of the Diachasmimorpha longicaudata isolate KC_UGA_2023 chromosome 9, iyDiaLong2, whole genome shotgun sequence genome. Proteins encoded here:
- the LOC135165695 gene encoding NADPH--cytochrome P450 reductase isoform X1, whose amino-acid sequence is MDLPTADASLPKAIRMSSSPVLEGEEKAELVDEPLFSTLDIVLLGALLLAGVWYLMRRNKQEEYTPTTKSYSIQPTTYTAPAQSENSFVKKLKTSGRSLVVFYGSQTGTGEEFAGRLAKEGVRYRMKGMVADPEESDMEELVNLKSIPNSLAVFCMATYGEGDPTDNAMEFVDWLKNGDADLNGLNYAVFGLGNKTYEHYNEVAIYVDHRLEQLGATRVHELGLGDDDANIEDDFITWKDKFWPAVCDFFGIEGAGEDVSIRQYKLTEHLDMPAERVYSGEIARLHSLKTQRPPYDAKNPYLAPVKVNRELHGPTSDRSCMHIEFDIDGSKMRYDAGDHVAVYPVNNSELVSKIGEKCGADLDTVITLTNTDEESTKKHPFPCPCSYRTALTHYLDITGNPRTHVLKELAEYCSDPADKDRLKLMASTTAEGKALYQDWIVNDNRNIVHILEDVKSLKPALDHLCELLPRLQCRYYSISSSSKLFPSDIHITAVVVEYKTPTGRINQGVTTTWLKQKHPTDPPSTVPIFVRKSQFRLPSRPITPIIMVGPGTGIAPFRGFIQERDLARKDGKEVGDTILYFGCRRRDEDFLYKEELEEYVKSGTLKLHTAFSREQDKKVYVTHLLEKNMDEIWDVIGAKNGHVYICGDARNMARDVHNILLKVVQEKGKMTEMEATNYIKKMDSQKRYSSDVWS
- the LOC135165695 gene encoding NADPH--cytochrome P450 reductase isoform X3, whose translation is MIFEGNMRRLKSLGKVAWSFSRCDGARGVRQHSVLSLPTNVFGLGNKTYEHYNEVAIYVDHRLEQLGATRVHELGLGDDDANIEDDFITWKDKFWPAVCDFFGIEGAGEDVSIRQYKLTEHLDMPAERVYSGEIARLHSLKTQRPPYDAKNPYLAPVKVNRELHGPTSDRSCMHIEFDIDGSKMRYDAGDHVAVYPVNNSELVSKIGEKCGADLDTVITLTNTDEESTKKHPFPCPCSYRTALTHYLDITGNPRTHVLKELAEYCSDPADKDRLKLMASTTAEGKALYQDWIVNDNRNIVHILEDVKSLKPALDHLCELLPRLQCRYYSISSSSKLFPSDIHITAVVVEYKTPTGRINQGVTTTWLKQKHPTDPPSTVPIFVRKSQFRLPSRPITPIIMVGPGTGIAPFRGFIQERDLARKDGKEVGDTILYFGCRRRDEDFLYKEELEEYVKSGTLKLHTAFSREQDKKVYVTHLLEKNMDEIWDVIGAKNGHVYICGDARNMARDVHNILLKVVQEKGKMTEMEATNYIKKMDSQKRYSSDVWS
- the LOC135165695 gene encoding NADPH--cytochrome P450 reductase isoform X2, yielding MTADASLPKAIRMSSSPVLEGEEKAELVDEPLFSTLDIVLLGALLLAGVWYLMRRNKQEEYTPTTKSYSIQPTTYTAPAQSENSFVKKLKTSGRSLVVFYGSQTGTGEEFAGRLAKEGVRYRMKGMVADPEESDMEELVNLKSIPNSLAVFCMATYGEGDPTDNAMEFVDWLKNGDADLNGLNYAVFGLGNKTYEHYNEVAIYVDHRLEQLGATRVHELGLGDDDANIEDDFITWKDKFWPAVCDFFGIEGAGEDVSIRQYKLTEHLDMPAERVYSGEIARLHSLKTQRPPYDAKNPYLAPVKVNRELHGPTSDRSCMHIEFDIDGSKMRYDAGDHVAVYPVNNSELVSKIGEKCGADLDTVITLTNTDEESTKKHPFPCPCSYRTALTHYLDITGNPRTHVLKELAEYCSDPADKDRLKLMASTTAEGKALYQDWIVNDNRNIVHILEDVKSLKPALDHLCELLPRLQCRYYSISSSSKLFPSDIHITAVVVEYKTPTGRINQGVTTTWLKQKHPTDPPSTVPIFVRKSQFRLPSRPITPIIMVGPGTGIAPFRGFIQERDLARKDGKEVGDTILYFGCRRRDEDFLYKEELEEYVKSGTLKLHTAFSREQDKKVYVTHLLEKNMDEIWDVIGAKNGHVYICGDARNMARDVHNILLKVVQEKGKMTEMEATNYIKKMDSQKRYSSDVWS